A stretch of Heptranchias perlo isolate sHepPer1 chromosome 1, sHepPer1.hap1, whole genome shotgun sequence DNA encodes these proteins:
- the LOC137321712 gene encoding LOW QUALITY PROTEIN: melanopsin-B-like (The sequence of the model RefSeq protein was modified relative to this genomic sequence to represent the inferred CDS: inserted 1 base in 1 codon; deleted 2 bases in 1 codon) — translation MGPPPLRITKSLSNGVKHYLYWAHFHTFRSMHRCVGYRGGELHGFCGVLFGITSMITLMAISIDRNWVMTKPLQSIGLTRKEVTQQFILAVWLYSLALHLPLLFRWSSYILEGLMTSCTRDYLTISPSHRSYTLMLCCFVFFVPLILISYCYIFHTFFQSLSFRLGDILSPYSKSIPALLAKVSAICNPXIYTIIHPKYRTTLAKDIPCLHSLTCIVKKDLASMCNRNRTVRVAKISCGDYGNCCRLNSALC, via the exons TCTGTCAAACGGAGTCAAACACTATCTCTACTGGGCACATTTCCACACGTTTAGGTCAATGCACAGATGTGTTGGATATCGAG GTGGTGAACTGCATGGCTTTTGTGGAGTATTGTTTGGAATTACGTCCATGATTACATTAATGGCGATATCTATTGACCGCAATTGGGTTATGACGAAGCCGTTGCAATCAATT GGTTTGACAAGAAAAGAAGTCACTCAACAGTTCATTCTTGCTGTTTGGCTGTACTCACTTGCATTGCATCTACCTCTACTGTTTAGATGGA GTTCATACATTCTTGAAGGTCTAATGACTTCTTGCACCCGGGATTATCTGACAATTTCTCCATCTCACAGGAGTTACACTTTGATGCTATGCTGCTTTGTATTCTTTGTGCCATTGATTCTGATTTCATATTGTTACATAT TTCACACATTTTTTCAGTCACTGTCTTTCAGACTTGGTGACATCCTGTCTCCATATTCAAAATCAATTCCTGCTCTACTAGCAAAAGTTTCTGCCATTTGCAACC TCATCTACACAATAATCCACCCTAAATACAG AACAACACTTGCAAAAGACATCCCTTGCCTTCACTCTTTGACATGTATAGTGAAGAAGGATTTAGCGTCT ATGTGCAACCGTAACAGAACTGTTCGTGTTGCCAAGATCAGCTGCGGAGACTATGGAAACTGCTGCAGACTCAACAGTGCCCTCTGCTAG